Genomic window (Candidatus Binatia bacterium):
GATCGACGCCTTCCTGGTCGCCAACGGCGCGCTCATGCGCGTCAATGACGCACGCATGGAACACGGCCTGATCCGCGCCTTCAACAACCGCACCTTCGATCCCGCGAAGGCCGTGCCCAGCGTCGTGCTGCGCAACGACGACTACGGACGCATCGCGCGCATCATGGGCGACGGCACGCCGGTCACCCTCGAATTCAACATCACCAACAAGTGGTATCCCGAGGGCAAGACCTCCTACAACATCGTCGCCGAAATTCCCGGCACCGATAAGAAGGATGAAATCGTGATGCTGGGCGGCCACCTCGACTCCTGGCACTCGGCTACCGGCGCCACCGATAATGCCGTCGGCGCCGCCGTCATGATGGAAGCCGCGCGCATCCTGCAGGCGATCGGCATCAAGCCGCGCCGCACCATCCGCGTCGCTCTATGGAGCGGCGAGGAGCAGGGGCTGCTGGGCTCGCAGGCGTATGTGAAGCAGCACTTCGGAACTTTCGAAGAGCCCAAGCCGGAGTTCGCCAAGCTGGTCGGATACTTCAACGTGGACAGCGGCACCGGACGCATTCGCGGCGCCAGCGTCTTTGGGCCGAAGGAAGATGCGGACGTGCTGCGAGCATCGCTCGCCTCGCTTTCCGATCTTGGTTTTGCCGGCGCCGTTCCCAGCAAGAGCCGCCGCCTCGGCGGGACGGACTCGACCTCGTTCTCGAAAGCCGGGCTTCCGGGAATCGGCCTCGGCCAGGACCCAATCGAGTACTTCACCGATACCTGGCACACCGACATTGATACGTATGAGCGGATCATCGAGGACGACGTGAGGAAGTCGGCGATCATCGTGGCGTCGGCAATCTACGAGCTCGCCATGCGCGACGCGATGCTGCCTCGCTTCGCCGCCGCCGACATGCCGGCGCTGCCGCCGGAAACTCCCGAGGGTGGACAGCCCGCGCGTCCGGCAGCGGCGGGCACTGCCACCCGGCCCGGATCCAACAACCAGTAAGACTCAACCGGATGCATCGCAATCGCGGTGCATCCGGTTTTCATTTCACATCATGATCATCCGCAGCTTGCTGTTCCTACTATTACTGAGTACCGGCGCCGCGTCCGCGCAAACCTCGAGTGACATCGCCGCCATCTTTTCCGACTTGCAATCGGACGCCCCCGGCGCCGCGGTCCTTGTTGTCCGTCACGGGCAGACGGTATTCAAGCAGGGCTTCGGCGTTTCCAATCTCGATGAGCGCACGCCGATCACCGCGCAGACCAACTTCCGCCTCGCTTCCGTCACCAAGCAATTCACCGCCGCAGCCATCATGCTGCTCGTCCGCGACGGCAAGGTGAAATATTCGGACCGCCTCACCGACATTTTTCCGCAGTTCCCCGCCTACGGACGCGACATCACCATCCGTAACCTGCTCAACCACACATCGGGGCTTCCCGACTACGAAGACC
Coding sequences:
- a CDS encoding M20/M25/M40 family metallo-hydrolase; the encoded protein is VAAAQTTLDIQEKIRQEETNHSQIMRTTHFLTDVYGPRLTGSPNHKAAAEWAAKQMTSWGFQNAHLEPWDFGHPGWTNERASGYITAPMLAPLTFKVLAWTNGTKGTVTAQTIEIDPPEKPKQPDMDAFLASIKDKVKGKIVLVGKPGVVPVTIDVRPRRMDDKAAHDRYDPNNPNAGQYGPPRNAQQEPPDPSILTGAKINEQIDAFLVANGALMRVNDARMEHGLIRAFNNRTFDPAKAVPSVVLRNDDYGRIARIMGDGTPVTLEFNITNKWYPEGKTSYNIVAEIPGTDKKDEIVMLGGHLDSWHSATGATDNAVGAAVMMEAARILQAIGIKPRRTIRVALWSGEEQGLLGSQAYVKQHFGTFEEPKPEFAKLVGYFNVDSGTGRIRGASVFGPKEDADVLRASLASLSDLGFAGAVPSKSRRLGGTDSTSFSKAGLPGIGLGQDPIEYFTDTWHTDIDTYERIIEDDVRKSAIIVASAIYELAMRDAMLPRFAAADMPALPPETPEGGQPARPAAAGTATRPGSNNQ